The sequence tacattttgtaaattgcATTTCTAATGGGGTGAAATAGGgattgcaagtttgtatgaaacttcgtcatttttaatattggacgtatgaaaattaagattaaaatttacggttagattaaaataataattcattaattaaattttgaaaattgcattTCTATAGGGTTGAAATAGGGGTgataagtttgtatgaaactttgtcatttttaatgttggacacatgaaattaaatccctacataaaacataattgaGGCAACAATTTTCACTGGTGTATATGCAGGAGAAACAGTTTTTATTCCACGGATCCCATTAATGCCATCGGATTACCAAATTCCATTTAAGCGTGTTCAATTTCCAGTCAAGCTGTGCTACGCCATGACTATAAATAAGGCACAGGGGCAAACATTAAAAGTGGCTGGCATAGATTTGAGGAACGATTGCTTCTCCCACGCTCAGTTGTATGTAGCCTGTTCCAGAGGGAGTGATTGCGACAGTTTATATATACTACAATCAGAGAGTAAGACTAGAAATGtggtatacagggtgacatttaaaacaactgcatccttttaaacatagactatacccatgcttctgagctgtttgagcctatttttatttaaattaaacgtcagcattttcacatttaaaaaacccgcaaaaactacgtcacacgctttattaaagaccaataactacaaaaagaaattaaaactaaatgaatgtctgaaaaatatattatttttctagtatcaagatcaagtaaagtacagagttgtcgagatcgctcagctgaatgaattgtgtcgttgacctctgaatcttacgcgtcgcttttccgccggccagggtgatatgacgtatttaggatcgtggattttgatactttaattttttttcgtactctctgaaatatgaaccgatatttttcttttaacgtctTTAAaaatcctttagatgagtacactaaacagttaaatttatgcagttgaattaaaagtcaccctgtataaagaggttttttcaaaaataatccttacaCCCATCATCACTCATTCAAATCCAAACTTATTTTGAATGTAGTATTCGTCCTTCTTCatctaatacataaaaataaatattttaaagggaCGTCTTTGTAGAAAAAGCAGCAGTAAAGTAAAAGTTGCGCTGCTTCTTCACCTGTGCTTTGGAAGGAGGCAGTAAACTTAATTATGAATAACTTTTTGACATCAATAACAGATGTATTACATCCGATattgagaataaataatttgttaattataaaaatgagtaaaactaaaatagtATAATTTGTGTAGTCTACGTGTGCGAAGacgcgggtaaaagctagttttatatCTAAGATAGATACCttaaatgtatgaaataaaattatcccATTGGGGCGAAGCCCCGGGACGCAGCAAGTTACAAATATAACCATAAATGACTATACTAAAAATTTCTTTCACTGATTCATCCCTCCTTAGGTAATGGCACATAAAAATTGTTACCTGTAAActaatgatatttattaatgaatagTGACCCATCTTAACAATTGAAAATTACCATTCCAAGACCCTCATTCACAAATTGTTATCAATAAACTAATTGCtcatagatattattatagttagacttttaaatattttcctataaataacaaataataatataaccatAAATgactacaataaaaaaatttttcactGATTCATCCCTCCTTAGGTAATggcatataaaaattgttacctGTAAActaatgatatttattaatgaatagTGACCCGTCTTAACAATTGAAAATGACCATTCCAAGACCAAATTGTTATCTATAAACTTATTGCTCATCGATAATATTGTtacacttttaaatattttcctataaaatgGGGCGACGTTTCGTTTTTACGTTTAGTGCGAATTATTTTGTGACACTGGAAGGTTCACTGCTCGACGCTTTTCGGACATTGTGgttagtttagtttttttatatattactatttcattttaaatatagaataatgTGACGGTGCTGCATGTTTACGAATTgtgctttaaatttatttattgtggatttttttagtataaagttagttatttttcaattattacgatttaaaatatagaattaggtgtcttattttttttactacgatTTATGTTAAAGTCGAAGGAAATTAAATTCTTGTTAGGTAAAGTCAGTTTCTAGAtagttgttaattttattattttgtgctATATAACTAGCTAACTAAACACAAGCTAACTTTAAACAAATACCAGATTCGATCctaaagaaattatatttttataatttatatcacttctgtattagtatttattgtacatattcaTTTCGTATGTTTCGGCGgaatttatatctatactttatTTCTAACAAACATCTATCCAAGACTTAGGGTGACTcgtaatcgattcagtagttattgcgtgaaagagtaacaaacatccatactgacatcctgactgatatactcacaaagtttcgcatttataatattaaaagaatttaaaaaaaagtgataataaaatattaaatacgaTATTCTCCTTAATTACAGATACGTGGTGCACCGGCGAAGGTAACAATCACGTCGCACGTACAACGCGAACCTGACAGTGCCTGAATAAgtgttgaaaaatataaaaaataaaaatatatttttttttactcgtaCACGCGTAAACATATAATTGTGACAGTATGAAGATCCCAGAGACATTGGCAAACGTTGGTGCTTACTATGGAAACGAGGAGAATGGACAGTGGCAGGTATGTTGatctatctacatataatcacgtctatatcccttgcgggtcagacagagccaacagtcttaaaagactgataggccacagctcagctatttggcttaatgatagaattgtgactcaaatagtgacaggttgctagcccgtcgcctaaaaaatataatctcaagtttgtaagtctatcccttagtcgcctttaacgacatccatgggaaagagatggagtggtgttattcttttttgtattggtgccgggtaccacacggcactatctataatattaaaaagctgaagagtttgtttgttaaactaccggttcgaattgaaaaattatttttgcgttgaatagaccatttatcgaggaaggctttatataacatcacgctgcaactataggGAGcgtagaaataatggaatgaGTGAATAAAAAaccgggaaaattattcatccttgaggtcTCCCATGTacctatgcagagatcgtggcaagtggaaagaggtagtctctgcctacccctccgggaaagaggcgtgattttatatatgtatgtatgtatgtataaatacaaataatacaataatatacatGTTTTTCAGCAGCCCAACGGCGTTATGACGGATTGCGGCGTGGGCGGCGGCGTGGTGGGCGCCGGCGACGCGGGCGTTCAGCGGCCGCCTCTCTACCCCGCACTTGTGCCGAGGTCGCCTATACCCGGTAAGTGTCAACTTCTTATTCTAATTCTagatattcattcattattacgGGACATTTCAAAGTGAAATTCTTCTGGCTTTCCCCGAGCTGTGCCtttgatcctggattgggtgagtcaggttttagaCGTAgagactcccgtctgacctccgcaacctttgcaggggaacctaacccgtattggatacatgtttatttatacatacagttgactgaatgtgcaggttttctcacgatgatctccctcgccgtaagacatttcaacatcacttaataattgttatatttttttatttcaaaaattggttgacgtcaaataaattacttaaaacgaCAGTTtgctgccgcttccaaagtgccAGTCAGTGTACAAGAAGCattaacaaactgcactgcagcattttcttcaataacgtcgtCTTCACAAATATTCGAActtgaatagaaatgtggacgagataAATGTATTACGAATACATTGTtgtgattaattgatttatacgaaatttgaaaaattaaaaatataatttaaaatggaatGTTAACTAGGTcgatgtacagagtgtactgaattttgattaagattcaaagcAAACTATTCATCTTTACAAGGTTCCTGCGCCAAGCTCAAGCcagatatttgtataaaatttagtatctatatatacataccttgTTCCCCTCAGGGGTACTCGTACCTACACATGACTACGGATTTCTACTCGCAACACACTCTGGTCgcttttcacaatttttttttgtatactcTCCTCTCATCTTCCCTTTTCAAGATATTCtcaatatctatctatatttaataccttatctacttttaattaatgaatcgATTGAACAGCCaaggtgacgcaacacatacTTGTCAAATAACTTTGTCAATGTTGAACCAATCGTGTTATATGGCATCAAATTTCTCACCATGACGTCATAAATTCCTATATgaatgtttacattaaatttttcctGTATATATCCAGGCTACGTCATGGCCGGCGCGTATTACCCCCCGGCGCCCTACGCGGCGCCGGCGACGCCCGACGACTTCGCCGACTACATGTGGATGGAGAACGAGGAGGAGTTTGACAAACAGGTGTGTATAGTTTGTTCATTACAAATTGCTGGTTTTTGTTGTTGACAGGTTGGTTGACGTTAAAGGTCccgcggatgtcgtaaaaggcgactaagggataggcttatgaacgtGGGATTGTCCATCTGGGCGTTCGTTTGGGGCCATCACCcaaaaagagaatcccaaattatataagcctattgcttattcatgaaaaaaaatgagtgg is a genomic window of Amyelois transitella isolate CPQ chromosome 28, ilAmyTran1.1, whole genome shotgun sequence containing:
- the LOC132903659 gene encoding uncharacterized protein LOC132903659; its protein translation is MKIPETLANVGAYYGNEENGQWQQPNGVMTDCGVGGGVVGAGDAGVQRPPLYPALVPRSHPGYVMAGAYYPPAPYAAPATPDDFADYMWMENEEEFDKQVIQQLEEEALMEQCIEAMLEDEQRERRRPNGHHQYPTTSNGAPSLSLAETVSRSRLNPLAAEFVRSRLNPLAAEFVPTAAVTRTVTGNLLYITYVT